From the Sphingobium sp. RAC03 genome, the window CGCTGGACCAGCTTGATTGGCTTTGAGGCTTCGTCGCGTCGTCACGGCGGCGGGCGTGGGTTTCTGCAAATGACAATTCAGCGAGATGCTGCAATTGATCGATCCGACCGATAATCGCCGCCGTCATCTGCTCTAGAGTCGCCAAACGTTGCCGCATTTCCTCTATGACAAACAAAGTGCCTGCGGGTTCGACTGAATCGGCGGTTCGGCCATCGCCACTTGGCAGATCAATTTCTGGCTCTTGCATCGCCTTTCCAATGACTGGCAATTGGCACATTGTCGACCGCAAAAAGGGAGAAATGCGTCAGTCTATTGGTATTTCCAAGGTGAGGTCTGGCTGAGTGGACGTCTATGGGTCGTCGCTCGGCGGCGGAAGCTACGCATAGGATGGCGAGCAAGCGAAATCTTCGCAGATTTCCTCTGCCACGATCAGGCCTTGCCCTTGAGCGCGGCGGCGAGCGACATGGTGGCGCTGCCGCGTCGGGCAGGGGCGGCCTGGCTGGGGTCGGGTTTCCAGCCGGACAAATAGACGATCGCCATCTGCTCCGCCGTCCGCCCGTCCGCGTCCGCTGCTTGGGCGAAATGCGCGCCTGCTCTTGCCAGCGTTTCGCGGTTCAATAGCGGTGGCTGCTCTGCCAGTCGGTTGCCCGCGCCCATGCCGCGCAGGTCGTGCATCAACCGCAGCATGTCGCCATAGCGCACGACCAGCGTCTCGCCATCGGCGACCGGCATCGCAAAGCCCGCTCTGCTGAGCAGGTCGCCCGCCGCGCGGACATCGATCTGGGGGTGGATATGCTGGCCAGGCCGGTCGCCTTCGCCCGCCAGCAGCGCGGCCTTGAGCCTTGGCAGGCTGCCCGCACCCGTGAAGGCGGCGAGCATCAGTCCGTCGGGTCTCAGGATGCGCCGCATCAGGATCAGCGCGCCGGGCAGGTCGTTGACGCTGTCGAGCGTGCCGCAGGCGATTATGAGGTCGAAACTGTCATCGGCAAAGGGCAGGGCATCTTCGTCGGCCTGCACGCCGTTTGCCCCGCGCGCGGCGACGAAGCCGGGGTCTACGCAGGCAACGCGCTTCCCCATCGCTTCCAGCGCCGCCTTAGCACTGCCGTCGGGGCAGCCGATCACCAGTGCTTCGGGCAGGTCGCGCTGCACGTCGGCCAGCCGGTCGAGCAATTCCTCCAGCATGGCGCGATAGAGAAAGTCGTGATGGGCAAAGCGGGAAATCATGCGGTCGCGGCCCTGGGCGCGGCGCGATCGGTCGAATATGTCGGGGGCGGTCATGGCGGGCCTTGTGCATCGGGCGGCAAGCGGGGACAAGCAGATGATGTCCGTCTTGCCGCTTCTCAAGGGCGCGATCCGTCCGCTGGTCGATTATGCGCTGCCACCGCGCTGTCCCGGTTGCGGCGCGATCGTGCAGGAGGATTTTGCTTTCTGCCTCGATTGCTGGGGCGGGATGGAATTGCTGGGCGAACCCTGTTGCGCGCGCTGCGGCCTGCCCTTTCCGCATGATATGGGGGATGGGGCGGAATGCGCGCGGTGCCTCGCCGATCCGCCGCCCTTCGACAGCGCGCGGGCGGTGCTGGCCTATGGCGACGTTGCGCGCACCGTTGCGCTGCGGCTCAAATATGGGCGGCGGATCGGCTTGGCGCGGCTGATCGCGCGGCAGATGGTGCGGCATGTGCCTGATAGCGGCGGCGATCCGCCGCTGATCGTGCCGGTGCCGCTGCATCGCTGGCGATTATGGGGGCGGGGGTTCAACCAGTCAGCGCTGATCGCCGATCATCTCGGTCGCCTGACCGGGTTGCGGGTCGAAAAACATCTGTTGCTGCGGACCCGTCGGACCCAGCCCTTGCGGGGCATGAACCCGGCGGCGCGGGCGAAGACAGTGCGCGGTGCCTTTGCGCTGGCGGATGGGCATGAGGTGAAGGGGCGGCGTATCTTGTTGATCGACGATGTTCACACCAGCGGCGCAACAGCCGGAGCCTGCGCAAGGGTTTTGCGCCGTGGCGGGGCGAGTCATGTGCGTTTATTGTGCTGGGCACGGGCCTTGCCGCGCGACGCTGCGGATTGACAAAGCGGCGCGCGCGCCCAATTTCGGACGATAAGGAGTATGACAGGCATATGGCGAAGGTCGAAATCTATACCAAGGCATTTTGCGGCTATTGCGCGCGCGCCAAGGCGTTGTTCCGCGACAAGGGCGTCACGTTCGAAGAATATGACATCAGCATGGGCGGTCCCAAGCGCGAGGAAATGCTAGCACGCAGCAATGGCGGGGTGACCGTGCCGCAAATCTTCATCGATGGCGCGCATATCGGCGGGAGCGACGACATGGCGGCGCTCAACCGGCAGGGCAAACTCGACGCCTTGCTCGGCCTCTGACGCAAATGCGCACCGCGCTGTTCCAGATGACCAGCGGGATCGACCCCGCCGCCAATGCCGCCGCGATTGTGGAGATCATCGCGCGCGCCAAGGGCGAGGGGGCAGACATGCTCTTCACGCCCGAAATGGCCGGCTATCTGGATCGGGACCGGGTGCGCGCGGCGGCGACCTTGCGTTGCCAAGCGGAAGATGGCGTGCTGGCGGCGGTGCGGGATGCGGCGGCGCGCGAAGGGTTGTGGGTGCATATCGGCTCGCTGCCCCTCAAAAATGAGCGCGCCGACGGTCGCTGGGCCAATCGCAGTTTCCTGATCGACGATACAGGCGCGATCCGCGCAACCTATGACAAGATCCATCTGTTCGATGTCGATCTGGCAACAGGCGAAAGCTGGCGCGAATCGTCGGTCTATGGACCGGGGGAGCAGGTGGTTGCGGCCGATACACCCTGGGGCCGGATGGGCTTTTCGATCTGCTACGACATGCGCTTCCCGGACCTGTATCGTGCGCTCACCAATGCTGGGGCAACGATCCTGTTGGCCCCGGCCGCCTTTACGGTGCCGACGGGACAGGCGCACTGGCATGTGCTGCTGCGTGCCCGCGCGATCGAAGCGGGCTGCTTCCTGATCGCGACGGCGCAGGTGGGGGACCATCCGGACGGCCGGACGACCTATGGCCATAGTCTGGTGGTCGATCCATGGGGCGATGTGCTGCGCGACATGGGCGAGACGGCCGGGCTGGCGCTCGTCGATCTCGACCTGTCACGGATAGAGGCTGTGCGGGAGCGCGTGCCCGCCATTGCCAACCGCCGCCCGATCCCGGCGCAGGTGACGCTCGCATGATCGTGTTCGACCTCAAATGCGAAGGGCAGGGCCACATATTCGAAGCCTGGTTCGGCTCCAGCAACGACTATGCCGACCAGCAAGCGCGAGGCCTGATTGCCTGTCCGCTCTGCGGTGACGCGCGCGTGATGAAAGCGGTGATGGCCCCTGCCGTCGCGGCCAAGGGCAATAGCCGCGCAGTGGTGCCACGCCCAGACGCCACGACCCCGGTGGTGGCCAATGGCGGCGACGAGGCGAAGATGCGGGCGCTGGTCGATGCACTGGCACAGGCGCAGAGCAAGGCGCTGGAGGGATCGACCTGGGTCGGGCGCGGCTTTGCCGAACAGGCCCGCGCCATGCATTATGGCGAGCAGGATCGCGCCAGCATCCATGGCGAAGTCGCGCCGCAGGAGGCCAAGGCGCTGATCGCCGAGGGGGTCGAAGTCGCGCCCTTACCTTTCCCGGTTATCCCGCCCGAAGCGAAGAATTGACCGCACCGTTCGCGCATAATAGAGCGACCGATGCGTGCACCCGTAGCTCAGCAGGATAGAGCATTAGATTCCTAATCTAAGGGCCATGGGTTCGAATCCCGTCGGGTGCACCATCTTTCTACAGCCATTTGAGCTTGCGGAAGCGGGCATAGAGTAGGCTGCAGATGATCGTGATCACGCCCAACACGACGAAATAGCCGTAGCGCGTCCGCAGTTCGGGCATATTGTCGAAATTCATGCCATATATGCCCGCGATCGCGGTCGGCACCGCCAGGATCGCGGCCCAGGCGGCCAACTGGCGGGTGATAGCGCCGGTCCGCTGCTGTTCGAGCAGGTTGCTGAATTCGAATACGGACATCAATATCTCGCGCAGATCATCGACCATGGTCTGGACCCGGCGGACATGATCGCGCACGTCGCTGAAATAGGGCCTTGCCTCCGCGTCGATGCAGGGGAGGTCCAGTTTGACGAACTTGTTGGCGACTTCATGCATCGGCGTCAGGATACGCTGGAAACGCATCACCTGCCTGCGTAGATTGAATATCCGGGTGATGTCTTCCCGCCCCAGGAACTGATCGACGGTCTGTTGCTCCATCGCCAGCACTTCGTCCTCCACGCCCTCGATGACGGGCAGATAGCCATCGACGATGAAATCGAGGACGGCATGCAGCACATAGTCCACGCCTTGCGCCAGTCGATCCGGCACGGCTTCCAGTTCCTGCCGCAACATATGATGCGCGCGAGCTGATCCATGACGTACGCTGATGATATGGCTGTGACCGACGAAGATCGCGGTCTCGCCGTAACAGATGCTGCGTTCTTCGACATGAGCGGTACGTGCGACGACGAACAACTGATCGCCATAAATATCGACTTTGGGCAGCTGATTGGCCTTGATGGCGTCTTCGATCGCCAGCGGGTGCAGGTCGTAGCTGCGCCGCAGGGTCTCCATTTCCGCGATCGTCGGTTCAGCCATGCCGATCCAGACGAATTCGGATTTGTCATGCGCGCAGTCGATCCGCTCGTCGATCGTCACCGGCCTGACGCGGCGGCCATTGCGATAGAGATAGGCGGCGATGACGGTCATGAGTGATCCTGCATGTGGAGTCGGACATGCCGATTAGCAGATGGCCTTTCCCGCGTCCTCCAGGCACGCCCATCTGTTCGTCGCTCGCCAACCTCGCCCGGCGCAATTTTATCGGGAACTATCGCTAGCTGACTTCGCTCTGACACAGTCGAGCGCGAAAGGGATGTATCGATGCGGGCACCCAGGCCGGGATAAACCGGGTCACGCGCACAGTGGAGCTACATCCGTGTCTATCCTGACCATTGATTTCGAGGCATCCTGCCTCCCGCGCCATGGTCGGTCCTTCCCGATCGAGGTCGGCATTGCGGTGGAAGGCTGGTCGTGCAGTTGGTTGATACGGCCGCATCAGGATTGGGAAGATTGGGGCTGGACGCAGGAGGCGCAGGCTTTGCACGGTCTTGATCGATCGACGCTCGTGCAAAAGGGCTTGGATGTCGATGCGGTATTAGCCTTGCTGAGCGATGCCGCAATCGGTCGGCGCGTGGTGGCCGACAGCCGCATCGATCAACAATGGCTGGACACGCTCGCCACCGCTGCGGGTCGACCCACGCCGTTCCTGATCGAGCATGTTTCTGCGATTGTTGCGGAACGGCATGCCGACGATGCGCAAGTCCGTGACGCCGTGGCGATAGCCGACTGCCGATGCCCCACACGCCATCGCGCGGGCACCGATGCCTTGTGGCTCGCCACCATGCTGGCGCATCTGCCCGCCGCTGCACCACCGCAGATTGGGACGAAAATGCCGGAATTCTCGTCGGTTTGACGCTGCTGTGTCGCCTGCGCAATAATTTGTAACGTTCGGCAAATTTCAGAGACATTCAGGCGATCTAAGCCCAGCCGCGTTGTGGGCGCATTGGGGGCGTCTGTCTGTTTCAGGAGGTACGCGCATGATCGGCGATCGAGGCAAGTGTGGATGGCACGATCTTTGGGCATGACCCCGCCGCTCATCCTGGTGACGGAAACGGAAGCCGCGCAGCAGCAAGCGGTCCGCACGCATCTGGAGGAAACCGGCTTCAGAGTTGTGCCAAGCGGTGGTGCAGCCCAGATTTTTCAGGCGCTGGCCACCATGCCCGTTGGCGTCATAGTGCTGGACGCCGCGCTTCGCGGCGCGGATGGCATGGACTTGTGCCGAGACGTGCGTGCGCGGAGCGAGGTGCCGGTGATCCTGGTGGGGGCCAATAGTTCGGAGGTCGATCGCGTTGTCGCATTGGAGCTTGGCGCGGACGACTATATCAACAAACCCTATTCCGCGCGTGAACTGGCTGCGCGCCTGCGTGCCGTCCTGCGGCGGGGGCGAGGCGAGCGCGCGATCGGCCTGCCGCGCCAATCCATGGCGTTCTTCGACGGATGGACCGTAGATTTTTCGCGCCGGACGCTGGCTGATCCGGCGGGCGCGACTGTTGGTCTGACGGCGGCCGAGTTTGCGTTGCTTGGCGTATTGCTTGATCATCCGCAAATCGTGCTCACGCGCGCGCGACTGATGGAGTTGGCAGGTGTGCGCGACGCGCCATCGTCCGATCGCAGCATCGACGTGCTGGTCAGCCGTTTGCGTCGAAAGCTGCAATGGGGCAACGAACCTGCCCCAATTGTTACCGTAAGACGTGCAGGCTATATGTTCAGCGCGGCGGTAGAGCGACGCTGACCCAATAAAACGACCGGAATTGCTGGTTTTTCGCAATGGCGATCACCCCGTAACGATTTTGCCATCCAGACATGTTTTTTAACAAAGCCGCTGCGACGCAGCAAAACCCGACTTCTACTGTCCGAGACTGAGCCGGTGTCCCCTGACCGGCATAGCAATAGAAGGATAGACCCCATGAACGAGCTTCTAGGCCGCGTCTTCAGCTTCGAAAAGCATGTGTTTCCCAATGAAAGCGCGCTTTACAATCGGCTGGCCAGCGATGGGCAGAGCCCCAAGGCGCTGATGATCTCCTGCGCCGACTCGCGGATCGTGCCCGAACATATCATGCAGGCACAGCCGGGCGATCTGTTCGTCTGCCGCAATGCTGGCAACATCGTGCCGCCGCATGCGACGCAGAATGGCGGCGTTACCTCCACCGTCGAATATGCGGTGATGGTGTTGGGCGTGCGTGACATCATCGTATGTGGCCACAGCGACTGCGGCGCTATGAAGGCGATGTCGACCAATGCTGACCTCTCCAAAATGCCCAACGTGGCGGCTTGGTTGCGTCATGCCCATGCCGCGCAGCAGGTTTGCAGCGAAAGCTATCCCGACACGCTGACCGACGCGGAAAAGTTGCGTAACATGGCGCTGGAAAATGTCGTCGTCCAGCTGGCCCATCTGCGCACCCATCCATCGGTCGCTTCGGGCATCGCGCGTGGCGATATTGCGCTGCACGGCTGGTATGTGGACATTCACGCCGGTCAGGTCTTGGGCCTCGACGGCGATACCGGCCGCTTCATGCCGCTCCGCGAGAATCAGCCCATGCCGATCGCGCTTCCCCACGCCCGCCGACTGGCTGGCGATGGCGAATATGCCCTGGCGGCGGAGTAAATCATGCTGAAAGCCTTTTCCGGCGGCACCTTCGGCCGCGACTTCACGGCGTCGATCGTCGTCTTTCTGGTGGCGATGCCGCTCTGCATGGGCATTGCCATTGCCTCCGGCGTTCCGCCGGAAAAGGGTCTGATTACCGGCATTATCGGCGGCATCGTCGTCGGCCTGCTGGCGGGTTCTCCGCTGCAGGTCAGCGGGCCTGCCGCTGGTCTTGCGGTCATCGTCTTTGAAATCGTGCGTGAACAGGGTCTCTCCGCACTGGGGCCGATCCTGATTCTGGCAGGTGCCATACAGGTGGTCGCGGGCTTGATGCGCGTCGGCGGCTGGTTTCGCGCGATTTCGCCGGCCGTTGTCCATGGCATGCTGGCTGGCATCGGCGTGTTGATCGTCGTTGGCCAATTCCATGTGTTATTCGATGACACGCCCCTGTCGAGCGGTCTAGCCAATTTGCTGGCCATGCCTGCGCAGTTGCTCGGTCTCTCCACTGGCGACACGGTAACGGCCTTCAC encodes:
- a CDS encoding class I SAM-dependent methyltransferase; this translates as MTAPDIFDRSRRAQGRDRMISRFAHHDFLYRAMLEELLDRLADVQRDLPEALVIGCPDGSAKAALEAMGKRVACVDPGFVAARGANGVQADEDALPFADDSFDLIIACGTLDSVNDLPGALILMRRILRPDGLMLAAFTGAGSLPRLKAALLAGEGDRPGQHIHPQIDVRAAGDLLSRAGFAMPVADGETLVVRYGDMLRLMHDLRGMGAGNRLAEQPPLLNRETLARAGAHFAQAADADGRTAEQMAIVYLSGWKPDPSQAAPARRGSATMSLAAALKGKA
- a CDS encoding carbon-nitrogen hydrolase family protein, whose amino-acid sequence is MRTALFQMTSGIDPAANAAAIVEIIARAKGEGADMLFTPEMAGYLDRDRVRAAATLRCQAEDGVLAAVRDAAAREGLWVHIGSLPLKNERADGRWANRSFLIDDTGAIRATYDKIHLFDVDLATGESWRESSVYGPGEQVVAADTPWGRMGFSICYDMRFPDLYRALTNAGATILLAPAAFTVPTGQAHWHVLLRARAIEAGCFLIATAQVGDHPDGRTTYGHSLVVDPWGDVLRDMGETAGLALVDLDLSRIEAVRERVPAIANRRPIPAQVTLA
- a CDS encoding DUF1178 family protein; protein product: MIVFDLKCEGQGHIFEAWFGSSNDYADQQARGLIACPLCGDARVMKAVMAPAVAAKGNSRAVVPRPDATTPVVANGGDEAKMRALVDALAQAQSKALEGSTWVGRGFAEQARAMHYGEQDRASIHGEVAPQEAKALIAEGVEVAPLPFPVIPPEAKN
- a CDS encoding carbonic anhydrase, with translation MNELLGRVFSFEKHVFPNESALYNRLASDGQSPKALMISCADSRIVPEHIMQAQPGDLFVCRNAGNIVPPHATQNGGVTSTVEYAVMVLGVRDIIVCGHSDCGAMKAMSTNADLSKMPNVAAWLRHAHAAQQVCSESYPDTLTDAEKLRNMALENVVVQLAHLRTHPSVASGIARGDIALHGWYVDIHAGQVLGLDGDTGRFMPLRENQPMPIALPHARRLAGDGEYALAAE
- a CDS encoding response regulator, with protein sequence MTPPLILVTETEAAQQQAVRTHLEETGFRVVPSGGAAQIFQALATMPVGVIVLDAALRGADGMDLCRDVRARSEVPVILVGANSSEVDRVVALELGADDYINKPYSARELAARLRAVLRRGRGERAIGLPRQSMAFFDGWTVDFSRRTLADPAGATVGLTAAEFALLGVLLDHPQIVLTRARLMELAGVRDAPSSDRSIDVLVSRLRRKLQWGNEPAPIVTVRRAGYMFSAAVERR
- a CDS encoding ComF family protein; the protein is MMSVLPLLKGAIRPLVDYALPPRCPGCGAIVQEDFAFCLDCWGGMELLGEPCCARCGLPFPHDMGDGAECARCLADPPPFDSARAVLAYGDVARTVALRLKYGRRIGLARLIARQMVRHVPDSGGDPPLIVPVPLHRWRLWGRGFNQSALIADHLGRLTGLRVEKHLLLRTRRTQPLRGMNPAARAKTVRGAFALADGHEVKGRRILLIDDVHTSGATAGACARVLRRGGASHVRLLCWARALPRDAAD
- the grxC gene encoding glutaredoxin 3, whose amino-acid sequence is MAKVEIYTKAFCGYCARAKALFRDKGVTFEEYDISMGGPKREEMLARSNGGVTVPQIFIDGAHIGGSDDMAALNRQGKLDALLGL
- a CDS encoding magnesium and cobalt transport protein CorA codes for the protein MTVIAAYLYRNGRRVRPVTIDERIDCAHDKSEFVWIGMAEPTIAEMETLRRSYDLHPLAIEDAIKANQLPKVDIYGDQLFVVARTAHVEERSICYGETAIFVGHSHIISVRHGSARAHHMLRQELEAVPDRLAQGVDYVLHAVLDFIVDGYLPVIEGVEDEVLAMEQQTVDQFLGREDITRIFNLRRQVMRFQRILTPMHEVANKFVKLDLPCIDAEARPYFSDVRDHVRRVQTMVDDLREILMSVFEFSNLLEQQRTGAITRQLAAWAAILAVPTAIAGIYGMNFDNMPELRTRYGYFVVLGVITIICSLLYARFRKLKWL